Genomic segment of Candidatus Caldatribacterium sp.:
ATCGCTGTGGATATCATCGCCGAGGCCCTGGAAGACGAAGACGTAAACAACGTCATCGCCGCCATAGAGTACATTGCTGAGCTCGGAGGACGTAAGTACACGGGACAGATACTCGAAATCCTCCAAAAAGCCGAAGATCCTTTCCTCATTGCCACCTGCTTCGAGGCGCTGGGAAAACTCGGTGATTCCCACGCCACGAAGGCTGTACAGGAGCTCTTCCCAAATCCGGCAGAGCTTCCAGAATTCCTCATCCCCTCTTACCTTCGCTTCGTGGCTGGCTGCGGAAGTCGAGAACACCTCCCCAAAGTATGTTGCCTCGTCACAAGGTGGGGGCAATTGTTCTACAAGGAAATTCTCGACGCTCTCTCAGCCCTCCTCACAAGAAGTGACACCATTGACCCGTCGGAGCAGCAAACAGTGGGGGATTGCCTCAAGGAAATGCTGCAATTTGCCATACCTTCGCCGAACAAGTACGAGATCCTGCTCCTCCTTGCCCGAATAGACCGAGAAGGAGTTATCCACGAGGTACAGGCATTTCTGCAGAGCGACGATCCCCTTCTCCGCATTGCCGCTCTTGAAGTCATTGCCGAGGCAGAAATCACCAGTTTCCA
This window contains:
- a CDS encoding HEAT repeat domain-containing protein — its product is MPEKVVALFCSPDLSLRNAAVAILASQWQAPLEVLARSLRSPNKHIRKLALDALYALGNPIAVDIIAEALEDEDVNNVIAAIEYIAELGGRKYTGQILEILQKAEDPFLIATCFEALGKLGDSHATKAVQELFPNPAELPEFLIPSYLRFVAGCGSREHLPKVCCLVTRWGQLFYKEILDALSALLTRSDTIDPSEQQTVGDCLKEMLQFAIPSPNKYEILLLLARIDREGVIHEVQAFLQSDDPLLRIAALEVIAEAEITSFHDAVQALLAAETNEDVRQCAQYVLERLGRTT